Part of the Desulfolutivibrio sulfoxidireducens genome is shown below.
CAACCCCAGGCTGGTCTACGAAAAGCTGTCCTCGTTCATCGCCCCCAAGGAGCGCCGCTATGAGCGCCGATGACGAGTTCGAAGGCTTTGAAGACGACGACGAGTCCGAGGTCCCAAACCAGTGGCTGACCACCCTGGCCGATCTGTCCCTGCTGCTGATGGCCTTTTTCATTCTGCTTTTTTCCATGTCCTCCTTGGATACCAAAAAATTCACGGATTCCTTCCAGTCGGTGAAAAAGGCCATCGGCTCCAAGGGAAAGCAGCTCATGACCGCCCCGGTTTCCGTCCGGGACGTGTCGGTCATGGTCGAGCAGGCCAAACTCAGGCAGCAGATCATAAACGAGCAGCGCAAGGTCTATGACGAGTTCCGGTCCTACGTCTCCTCCAAGGGCCTGGAGGGCGTGGCCGCGGCCACCCTGGAGGCCGGCAAGATCACCCTGAACATGCCTTCGGGGGTCCTGTTCGAGAGGGAGACGGCCGCGCTCACGGACAAGGGCAAGGCCGCCCTGGACGCCATGTACGAGTTTTTGATCAAGGTCCCCGGCGAGCGCGTCAACATCCGGGGGTTCACCGACGACCAGGCCCCGTCCCCGGGCTCCCGGTACCAGGACAACTGGGAGCTTTCCTCCCTGCGCGCCGTCAACGTGTTGCGCTACCTGGTCTCCCGGGGTATGTCCCCGAATCGATTGACAGCCACG
Proteins encoded:
- a CDS encoding OmpA/MotB family protein, which produces MSADDEFEGFEDDDESEVPNQWLTTLADLSLLLMAFFILLFSMSSLDTKKFTDSFQSVKKAIGSKGKQLMTAPVSVRDVSVMVEQAKLRQQIINEQRKVYDEFRSYVSSKGLEGVAAATLEAGKITLNMPSGVLFERETAALTDKGKAALDAMYEFLIKVPGERVNIRGFTDDQAPSPGSRYQDNWELSSLRAVNVLRYLVSRGMSPNRLTATGLADLEPLYPNTTEQNRAGNRRVEFVLERWIGE